The Zeugodacus cucurbitae isolate PBARC_wt_2022May chromosome 4, idZeuCucr1.2, whole genome shotgun sequence genome includes the window CTGCCAAATGGCTGTTTaaaaacaattcaagtaaaattTACACTTCCGCTTGTTccaaaattgaaagtgaaacCAAAATCGATTGAGAAATTACCAACTGGCTTAAATATCATGTGATACCCAGTCTGCATTGGCTTTCCCTGCAATAAAGCCTTTTTAATCACTTTATATAGCGAGTATCCTTTACGCTGTAGTAATACATAGTAGTATTTTATATGCTGATTAAGTCCGTCGAATATATTTACGGGTAAATACTTCGAGTCCACTTCCGCTGCTGTCAATAAAATAACTACAGATCCGTCAGCTGACCAATTGGCATACATTTGCTCTAGAATCGCCGTTACATTTTCATAATCTCCAACAAAGCTACTGATTTGGCGACCACTGCTTAAATCCACTGAGCTTTCTGACGACACTGCTGGAAATATTGGTGAAGGAGAATGAGGAAATACCGGCGTTACCCAAAAGAAGGGCCAACTGGCAACAATGATAATTCTGCATGATGTTATGATTAGCACTACACctgcgaaatttaaaaatacgtaTTTCAATTAGTTTGTTCACGCCACCTTATGCCAAGTGCCGCATGCGCACCTTTACCGGCGTTCATATTTTGACTGCGAGAAGTAGTGCGCGTGCGTAGGATTAGTGATTATAACCAATTATCCAGAATCTGCATCTTTTATACCAAACTCCACTTCATATACGAGCGCTGGCGGCTACAATCCCTAATTAACATCATGCCAGTCAACAGAGTACAGAGACAGTGATGCTGACGGGTATTTAGTACCAAAAGATGAGCATGAATTCCTGAATAtgagaatatatacatatttgcatgctGTAGCATTTCGACATTTAGAAATACATTGTAGCAACATTGTTTTGTCTGCTTCCACATTCGTATATTATTGAAggtattattttacaaaaaaaatggaataagtGCACATGAAGCCTCGTTGTATCGAccggaaaataaattaatttggacAGCTGTTTTTCTAGACGTATTTCGGGCATTCGATAGAGTGTAGCACAATGGTTTACTTTATAAACTAAGACTTTTCTTACCACATTATTACATTGCAACCAATAAAAACAGGTGTACCCCAAGGAAGTATCCTGGAACCACTCTTGTATATCTTGTTTACTTGCGATTTGCCAACCCCGGGTAACTGCACAATTGTCACATTTGCATATGACACCTGTATCAAACTACAAGCAAAAATGAAGTAGAGTGGAATGGTCACAGAGATGGTGCATTACTTTAAACGAGACGAAATCTATACATATAAACTACACTAACAAAAATGCTAGATATATCCCCTTATTTATTGGAAATAAACTTATTCCGTACTCCACCTATGCGAAATATCTAGGGATAACGCTGAATGCAAAGCTGAAATGGAAGgagcacatacaaaaaaaaagttgtagaaTTAAAACAAAGATATAGACTAGATATAGAACTAGGCGTATGGAATTCAAAGGTTCCAAAATAAAGCTCTACCAAAATTTGTAAATGCCCCGTGATCTACACCTAAAAatgatcttcatataaaaatggtcCAGAAAGTTATTCACGAAGTAGCATAGAAACATTCAGCCAGGTTGCAGAATCACGTAAGCGCCGAAGCCCGACGACTAGGAGAGACTAGAAGTTGCAGGCgtaaatgaaatgtaaaaccatattttattaggtttcaataataaaaattgaaacaaatatttttctggaGTGAAGTCTCATATGGATGGAGAGACACACATGCGGATTTCAACACTTTGGAGAtgtataatttttgttcttcaTATAACACAAAAATGTAAGTTGTATTGCAATATTGTGAAAAATTAGCGGACATCATTTATATAACTATGATCATCACAGATTTAATTAAGGTGTTGTAAAAGTTTGTTGCAAAGAAGGCGAGTTTTGGAAATAATGTCCAAAATTTTTTAACGTATTCCCTTGATAGTAAAACTGAGATATGAAATTTAGCATCAATAAACTTTGTATAATATCTTAGAATAAAATTCCTTCCACATTTTAAAAGAAGTAAAGTCGAAAGATCTTACTTCTAGTGACTATTTACGGGTTTAAAACAAGGAAGCGTTCCTCCCGATTTCTCATTTTTGGTTGCATAAATAtcattttctaataatattaacaggtaaaatatatatttatttatacattaaatTCTTCGTGTGGCGAGACACGAATGATGaagatattattatatttctgaaGACAACATTTCTTTCTTTCGTTTGATGGTCAAACTTCCTAGTATCACTTCACTCTCATTGCCCAAATGCTTGATGCGATTCTTTATTGTTGATATAGATCAAAGGTATTTATCATCTTGCTAGTAGTAGTCTggacatttacattttttcactGAACTTTTCAGATTCGGCAATTTCTGAGACACTTATGTTTATTTAACCCCCTATGTGACGAATTATGCACTGGCTAAGGGACAGATAAACATAGTATAAAGATAAATAAGCTAATCActacaatttgaaaattttaatatctatatCTGCCTCGAATTCACTAAAAATACGACGCAAATGGTGCCTCTAACTTCACAAAAAGCGAAGACAAAACGGCGCATTATTTGAAATGATACCAAAATGAAAATGGCATTCTAATAAAGTAACTTGAGTACTCCGTCTACTgatgtatgtatctatgcacAGCCGCCAACCATGCTTCCAAACTGATGGAATAAAACATgatatttcttttgattttgcaACTTTTGACCAAAAACTGTCAGCGGCTGAACTTCAAAAACCCATGTACTGTTATAGAATTACAACTTATTCAATTGCCACTAGCAACAAAGATGGAAGACACAAAAGTGCAGCAAACATATGCGCCAGAGCCACAAACATTTCAAATCTGTATATAAACACCAGCTGACAGCTTATTGAACAACATTAACTCAACGAGTGTGCATCTCAATACTTACAGTTCTTTACTTGCAAACAAATAATCACAATGTTTAAGTTGGTAAGCAGCAGATATACAGTTATACAAGCAAACCATTTAGTCAAAATACCATCACTAACCGTTACAACTTTCTTTCAGTTCGTTTTGTTCTCCTTCTTCGCAATGGCTTTCGCCCGTCCCGGATTTCTGCACTCGGCTCCAATCCTAACCACTTACCAGGAGGAACCTCACTTGGCCACTCTGCCCGCTTCGGTACATATCGTCGAGCCATTGCTCACAACGCATCAAATTGTAACACCTCTGCTTCATGGTACCATACTTAATCGCGGCTTGCACTGAGTACCGCACAGGAACTGGAGACCGGCAGCCtcaatacaatacatacatacatatatacgatgaattttgatttattacCAATAAAGCGCTGCAatgaaaagtaataaaagttTCTTATATATGAGTGTACAGATTTGGCAATCCTcaacatatattataattaccCCTAACATATAGAAACCAATAAGTGCTCTTTATGAAAGATACTACAATCTTTAGAACCCTCAGAAGGTCTGATGGATTTGAACAAACACTTTAAGGTTCTGTAGTATGTCGAGTTGTGTTTCATATATTAAAGGTGCATTTTAGTTTGCCttattatcaattatcaattttgaaGATACTTATACTGGTATAGCGATATTATAGAAAAGGGTA containing:
- the LOC105214937 gene encoding uncharacterized protein LOC105214937, which encodes MNAGKGVVLIITSCRIIIVASWPFFWVTPVFPHSPSPIFPAVSSESSVDLSSGRQISSFVGDYENVTAILEQMYANWSADGSVVILLTAAEVDSKYLPVNIFDGLNQHIKYYYVLLQRKGYSLYKVIKKALLQGKPMQTGYHMIFKPVGNFSIDFGFTFNFGTSGSVNFT
- the LOC105214922 gene encoding uncharacterized protein LOC105214922, with translation MFKLFVLFSFFAMAFARPGFLHSAPILTTYQEEPHLATLPASVHIVEPLLTTHQIVTPLLHGTILNRGLH